A region of the Thioploca ingrica genome:
TTATTAAAGTTAATTGTGCAGCGATCCCAGAAAGTCTATTAGAATCAGAACTATTTGGGCACGAAAAAGGCGCGTTTAGTGGCGCCATCAATCAACATAAAGGCCGCTTTGAACGCGCGAATAAAGGCACCTTATTTTTAGATGAAATTGGTGATATCTCACCAACCTTCCAAGCCAAATTGTTACGGGTACTTCAAGAAGGTGAATTTGAAAGGGTGGGTGGTAGCCGCACATTAAAAGTGGATGTCCGCATTATTACGGCAACCCATGTTGATTTAGAAAGTAGGGTAGAACAAGGCGAGTTTCGAGAAGATTTGTATTATCGCCTCAATGTGATGCCAATTTCACTACCCGCATTACGTGAACGTCCCGAAGATATTCCCGAATTAGCGCAATTTCTGCTAGATAAAGTTGCCAAAAAACAAGGCCGTCATTTAGAACTCACTGATAGTGCGATTCGGTTACTAATGCAGCATAGTTGGCCAGGTAATGTGCGCGAATTAGAAAATTGTTTAGAACGAGCGGCGATTCTAGGTGAAGGAGAACGGCTCGATCGGGCGGTTATCAACCTAGCCGGTCTTAAAGAAGAAATTCCGCTACCCCGTAATCCGCCAGCCAAAGTGGATTTACAGGATCCCAAACTCGATGAACGCGAACGGGTTATCGCCGCCTTAGAACAAGCCGGCTGGGTACAAGCTAAAGCCGCACGACTACTCGATATGACTCCACGGCAAATTGCTTATCGAATTCAAACGCTTAACATTAAAATGCGTAATATTTGATGGCGATTGATTAACTTTGGTTATACATTTTTAGAGTTATGCTTTATTTATTAGCCCAACAGTAGGGTTTGTATTAGAATGATTCGTTTCTTTTCTAACAATTAACTATTAGGTCATATTATGGTGGATTTATTAAATAATATTATTGAGTTAGACAATGAAATAGCGAAAGCTAGGAATAACTTATCTACAGATAGATTAGACATGTCATTTGGTGAAATTGTGAGTATGTATGAACGAGAAGAACTTATTATTGATCCTAACTTTCAGCGATTATTTCGATGGGGTGATGATCAGCAAACAAAATTTATAGAATCCCTGGTGTTAGGTATTCCGGTCCCGCCTCTATTTGTAGCTGAAATTAAGGAAGGAACAGAGGCTGGAAAGTGGGAACTTATAGATGGTCTACAAAGGGTTTCTACTGTGCTGTCTTTCTTTGGTGTGCTGAGAAGTTTACCTGATAAAAATAATTGGGCTTTAGGAGAAGGGGGGTTAGTAAAACAATGGAGAGACTATAGATTTACTGATTTAGCTCTAAAGTATCAACTGAATATTCGACGGGCAGTTTGCAGAATTGAGATTATCAAATGGAGTAGCGGTGTTGATATGAGGTATGAACTTTTCACTAGACTAAATACGCTCGGTACGCCATTATCCGACCAGGAGTTAAGAAACTGCATTTTCAGACCGAAGTCTAATAAATTTAATGACCTTTTAAGGAAACTAGCTAATCAAGAAAAGTTTATAGAATTGATCGAGCCGACTGAAGGACAACAAGAACAACTCTATCTTGAGGAATTAGTATTACGCTTTTTTGCTCTTTATGATGCAGCTAAAAATGTAGAAGGCAGTGATGAAAAAATCAAAGAAAATATTTCTTCCTATATGAGTAGCTATATGAAGATGATTACTGAAAACGACAGTTTCGATTATGAATTAGAAAGTTTGTTCACTAGAATAATCGATTTGCTTGTGCCTTTAGGACGAGATGTGTTTAGAGGAGGAAAAGAGATAGCTAGGGGACCTTTCTCGCCAAGTAGTTACGATATTGTCATGGTCGGTATTGCTTTAAATATAGATAATTATGAGAAAATGTCTGCTGATAAAATCAAGAACAAATTAGAAATAGCGAAACGAGATGAACGCTCTAAAAAATTAGTGAATAGTCGGCAACGAGTTGCTCAACGTATTGAGTTTATAAGAAATATTTTTGGTACCCAATGATTGCTTTAGAGGAAAAAATCCTTGAGGATATCAAATGGCGGATCGATGAAATATCTATTATCAAGATTGTTGTATTACGTACTACTCTTTCAGAACAACAAAAACAAATTTTACGAAGATACACTATTCCCGCATTTTATTCCTTGTGGGAAGGATATGTAAAAGATGCTTTGAGGACTTATATTGAAGAAATCAATTCTTTACAATTAACTACCGACCAAATCTCTTCCCGAATATTAGCCCATTTTGTTGATACCAAATACTTGAAAAACCTTTCCACAGATTTTAACAAACGTGAACCACTCATCTCTGATCTATTACAAGCACTAAAAAAACCAGTTATGTTGCCTATTGAGTTGCCAACTGAGTCAAATATTAATTTGAAAGTGCTCAATACTATCTTATCGAGATTAAACCTACAAACATTAGATAATGATCGGTTTAAAAAAAGACTTGATGATTTCTTAAACTTTAGGAATAGAATCAGTCATGGAGACATGAAAATACCTATCGATCAAACTCATATTGATAAATTTTCTTTGCTGGTAATAGAGTTGATGGACGAAATACTTTTAAAAATCAGTGAAGGGTATAAGCTAAAAACATACTTATCGTCAAACAGTTAAAAAAATATAACTTCATTGTTCATGAACTTCTGCTCTATTAAAGCAAAAAGTTTCCGTGTTTAAACGAGGAGGAAGCAATTGGCGTTTAGCTGGTTGGCTAATGATTTGACGCAATTCATTCATGATATCATCATAATTTTTAAAAGCTTCTTCTTCACGCCGCTCAGCAATGAATTCATCAACCAAGTTATGACGTTGTGGTTTGTAGCTACGTGCCAGCAGTTGAGCAGGGTGCGCAGTGGAACAGACTGTTTGAACAATCACTTGATTTTGAGCAATCGTAAAACTTAACTGACTGCCCACCTGGAGATGTAAAAAATAGCGTATTTCTTCGGGAAGTTCGATTTTGCCATCCGGTAAAAGTGTCGCAATACTCATGGTAATTTTCCCTCCGGTTTTAATAAATTAACCATTGCTCTCAAATCAGCATTTTGTTGTTTTAGGTATTCAATTTCTTTATCTTTTTGTTCGAGTAGTAGGCGGGATTTTTCCAATTCATGTTGTAATTCAATTAACTGTTCAGACGGAGAATTGTTGTACCAATTGTTAAAGTCCATCCCAACATTAAGAATACTTTTCTCGCTCACCAATTCTCCTAACTCTACGCCAAAAATTTTTGCAATTTGCTCCAATCGATTCAAATTAGGGCGTGTTTCCCCCCGTTCAATACAACCATAAGCATTTAAGGACATGTGCAACTTCTCAGCAGCCTCTTCCTGAGACCACCCTTTAACTGTTCGCATCAGTTTAATCCTCTCATGGAGTTTCATAAATACACTGTAAATTGGGTGAAATACCAAACGGTGAAGGGTAGATAGATTTATGAATTTTTATGATAGTGACACCTGATTCTTTGATTCAATTATTGAATTATACACTGGATTGATCGAAGTATCTAAACAAAAGCCGGAAATTTTTGTTTTATAAATCTACATAATTAGGAATTATAATATGTTAGCACAAAATATGGATATTAAGTTTATATCTTGTTATCAAACTGAGCTTGGAAATATCTAGCTTGAGGTTTCACTTTATGAGGGAAAAAGCTAAGGTTAACGTTTAAAATAGAAATTAGATTATGAATTGTGCTAAAGTAAGTTTATTTTTATTAATGGTTTTATCTTTAGTGATTGGTTTATCTACTTTTGTAGTAGCTAAAGAAGGTAACTGTAACGGGGGAGCTAAACACGGTGACCCATGTACTGGAACATCACAATGCCCTAACGCTTGTATAGGTGGTTCTAGAGATAGGCTAAATTGTAAAAGTGACAAAAATTGTCCTGGTACTTGTGATGCAGATGGCATTGATGGTGCAAAAAATTGCCTCGAAAATAAAGATTGTGTTGGAAAATGCTATGGTGGGAAGAATGATGGGAAAAGTTGCAGGAGCTACGTAACTTGTCCAGATGGAGAATGCAAAGGGGATCATAGTTGTCAGCATAAAGGTTCATGTGATAATAAGGGTAGTTGTCGCGATTCTGAGAACAATGAACTATTGATACAACTAGCTTCTTTCTCTGCTACTCGTACTTCAAACGGTATTCTTTTAGAATGGGAAACCAAAACAGAGAAAGAGAGTAGCGGTGCAAATCTCTATTGCGCTAAAATAAAAAATGATGAATTTGATGAAGTTGTAAAAATTAACTCTAGTGCACCAATTCCAACCAAAGCACTTATTCCGTTTATAGGAAATACATACTCATATTCTTCCGCTCAACACCTTGATTCTGGAGTTTATTATTGTGTATTAGAAGAAGTTGATGATTATGGTAAATGCTCAGTTCATTGTGACTTTGTTGATGCTGTTGTTGTAAGTAGTAATGATGTCGAACAAAATGTTGATTTACCAAAAGCTACCAAGTTGTGTAGCCAGTATAATGAGGTACTCAAAAATTCCTGCATAGAGGATGTGCTTGTTACTACGAAATAACCGAGCTAGGTAAGATACATAAGCGAAACGTAACGCACCATTCATCGTTTCATCGTTCCCACGCTCCAGCGTGGGAATGCGTATGATGGCACCGATTTTCTCGCGTTTGTGGTGGAAGATCAACATGTTCCTGCATAAAATCTTCTGTGGGTCGATCTGAATTTGGCTCGTTCCCAAGCTCGGCTTGGGAATGCGTGCCCGTCAAGCTCACGCTTGACAAGTAACACCAAGCCGAGCTTGGCAGATCGGCATTACCAAGTGGAACTTGGTAACGAGCTAAATTCAAGTTTTCGACTCATTTATAAAATTATATACTTGATGAATCAAAGTGTCCTAATAAAAGTGGAAAAGAGTTGTGTTATAGGGTAAAACAAGCGAATGGGTTGTAAAAGAGGTAATCATTCCCATTATATGAATACCATAGTCTTTATTCTTGGTCAAACTAAAAAACTTGAGAGTCGAGTAATAAACTACAAACGAGGAAGGAACGATGCGTAAAATTTTAAGCAGTGCAATAATGATGTTGGCAGTAGCAAGTAGTGCAAGCGTAGAAGCGGCTGCCGCGAATTCGTGGAATTTATCCAGCGATATGATAATTGCGACTATGTCCACCAATCCTTGTTCTCCAACTAATCTTTTACCTAGTTCTTTTGGTATAGGATGCGTGTGGACAGCGATGTATGATGCAGTGGGTACAAGCCATAATTCACTTAACTACCTAATGATGCCTAATTATTTCCCAACTTATCCGGGTCCGAGTAATCCGGGTCCGAGTAATCCATTTGCGGTGTGGACAAACCCCTCTCAATATGCGTTATTAGTCGGCGTAGCCACACAAACCTATAATGCGTCTAATGGAACAAGTAATTTTACTCACATTCAAGGCATTCCTACGCTACATCCTGACACAACTCTTTCCAGTATTATTCGTTGGAAAAGTCCCATCAATGGTAATATTAATATCATGGGTAGAATAGCTGATGTAGATTCCGCCTGTGGGAATGGAATTAACTGGTTTGTTGACAAGGGAAACTCCACTTTAATGTCAGGGACATTAGCTAATGGCAATAACGGTGCGACAATTTTACAACAGAACATTCCTGTTTCAATAGGTACTTATCTGTATTTCATTGTGTCACCTAAGAATAATGATAATCTTTGTGACACTACCTACTTAGACATCATCATTACTAATCCGTAATTTTTTCATTTGGCTCGTTCCCAAGCTCGGCTTGGGAATGCGTGCCCGTCAAGCTCACGCTTGACAAGTAACGCCAAGCCGAGCTTGGCAGATCGGCATTACCAAGTGGAACTTGGTAACGAGCTAACGGTAAAGGGTAGATAGATTATGAATTTTAGTGAGATTATTCAATTTTTCGACTTATCTTTAAAATTATACACTTGCTCAAGGAAAAATAATATTTTATTGATTTTAAGATTTTTTACATAGGAGTAAATTCCAATGAGGAAAAACTTTTTTCTTTTATTTTTAGTTATAGCAATAAATGTCCCGCAGGCAAGAGCCACTTTGTTCACTGTACCTTCCTCCAATTTAAGTTGATAGCAGTAAGGCTACACTCGCTCAGGTATGTAAATAGACATCCGGGTATTCCTTTATATCAATTCATTAAAGGAATAATAAAACCAAAGGAAAGTTTTAAACAGTTTTTTACTATTCTTCCTCGCTATCTTCACTGATCCGGCGCCGCGGAACTGTTTTGGGATCGGCGATAATTTCTCGGTAAATTTCTACTCGGTCACCTGGTCGTAGCGTCGCATTCGGCTTAGTGAGCTTGCCAAAGATTCCCACTTGTTGTATCGATAGGTCAATATTCGGAAAAGTTTCTAGAATACCAGAACGTTCAATGGCATTTTGGACAGTACAATTTTCGGGTACTTCGATCCGTAGCCAAATTTGTTGTACTGGTTCGGAATAAGCAACACCCACTTGCATAAGTTTCTCCGTAGTTTAGACACTAATGGGTTGTAGTACCGTACTGGTTGTTGATAAGCGGGTTTCTAATACGCGCTTTCCAGCCAGCAGGAATCCTAAAGTTAAAAACCCGCCTGGTGGTAAGAGCATCAGTAAAAAACCTTTATATTCGGGAATCAAGGTTATCTCTAAAAAAGCGAACATTTCTCCCAGTAGTAAATGCGCTTCAGTAAACAGAGTACCACTCCCCAGTATTTCTCTCACCGCGCCGATAATCACTAAAGCCAGAGTAAACCCGAATCCCATCATCAGACCGTCGAGTATGGCTTCTAACATTCCGACTTTAGAAGCAAAGGCTTCAGCCCGACCTAAAATGGCACAATTGACGACAATTAAGGCGATGAATAATCCTAATACTTTGTATAATTCATGTGCCCAAGCATTAACACTCATATCGATCAAAGTAACGAGTGCTGCAATGAAGACGACATAGACTGGAATACGTACCTCTGAACTCACCCAATGACGCACAGCGGAAATCAGCAAATTGGAAATGGTTAATACTGCCATGGTAGCCAATCCCATTCCCAATCCATGAGTTGCGGTACTCGTCACGGCCATCGTTGGACACAGTGCCAGTATTTGGACAAAGACAACATTGTTGTCCCATAATCCTTCACGAGTAATGCGTAAGTAGTTCTGATTCATGGTAGTTAACCTCGATGGTTATAAAAACTCAGCCTGATGAGCCGTGAAAAATTCCAACCCTTGTTTAACCGCTTGTACCACAGCCCGTGGAGTAATCGTTGCACCGGTGAATTGATCAAATACGCCACCGTCTTTTTTGACTTGCCACTGTGCTGCTACTGGGTTAGTTAAGGATTTACCGTTAAAGCTTAAAATCCAGTTATTTTTAGCGAGTTCAATTTTATCTCCCAGACCTGGAGTTTCACTGTGTTTAAGCACGCGCACGCCCAGCACTTCACCCGTTCGAGCAACACCCATCATTAATACCACTGGACCCGCATAACCGACTTTACTGACTTGAAATACCACGGCGACAACTCGTTCACCCTGACGTGCCCGATAAACCGTAAGCAAGTTACCATCCATTCCAGGCAGGACTACCGTATCTTGCAGTAAATTATTGTCGTATTGAATGGGCAAAACTTGAACGAGGGTGTGTTTAATATCCTGCATTTCAGCTGCTTGAATATCTTCCTGAGTCAGGCGATTAGCTAACGCCAACATCCCACTGGTCAACAAAGTGACGCTACCAAGCAGAAGAGTCTGATAGGAAAGTTTCTCACGGAGTTTAGCAAGATTCATAGCAATTTTTCCAATAACCATTATGGCAATAGCGCTTCACCTTTGCGATTACGACCATAAATTCGGGGGCGGAAATAATGATCGATAACCGGGGTGGTGGCATTCATAATCAGCACAGCAAAGGCAACACCTTCCGGATAATTTCCCCAAGTACGGATGATATAGGTTAGCAGTCCACAACCACAACCAAAAACCCACTGACCAATCGCGGTGTTAGGTGAGGTCACTGGATCGGTGGCAATGAAAAAGGCACCTAACATTAATCCACCATGGAGTAAATGAGGAACTAAGCCTAAATAGTGTGATGGATTTAATGCGTGCATCAGCACGGCTGGTAGCAAAACACCTATCAACATGGCTGCTGGAATGTGCCAAGTAATAATGCGTTTCACTATCAAGACGATGCCGCCTAAGAGCAGTAACACCGCGGAAGTTTCTCCCAAACTGCCCGAATGCCAACCCCAAATCGCTTCGTGAGGAATAAAATAACCGGTGAGAGCGGTTTGGAGATCGATTCCTCGAGTGAATTCAGTTTTGACATGACCCAGTAAGGAAGCACTCGTTAGCGCATCAAATGATGTCCCACTGCCAGTAAAAGTAATGGCTAATCCTTCCAAAAAATGGGGTGCCTGCTCACTACCCAGCGGAACCGGGGCAACCCAAGTCGTCATTTCGACCGGAAAAGAAATCAACAAGACTACTCGAGCGATCATCGCTGGATTAAAAACGTTTTGACCTAATCCCCCAAAAACATGCTTACCCACTAACAAAGCAAAGACAGCACCTATCACGGCAATCCACCAAGGTGCCCAAGGCGGGAGAGATAAAGCGAGTAGCCAGGCAGTCAACATCGCTGAACCATCTAGGAGAGTGGGACGAACTGTCAAGCCACGTAAATAAAGACTTAACGCTTCCGTCGCCAAAGCAGCCAGCACACAAACTAACCACAGGTTAATTGCGGGCCAACCATAAAGCCAGAAACCCAATAACGTTGCTGGAATCAGTGCCAGCATCACGTTATTCATTATCTGACCGATATCGGTCGGTAAGTGAATGTGGGGTGCATGGGTAGGGGGATTCATATTGCCTCCGCTAGGGCTTTAGCTTGCTTTTCTTTGGCTGTCTGACGCGCAGCAGCGGCGGCTTCTCGTTCCCGTGTCAAGCGGGCCTGACGTTCAATTCGCTCTTCAGCTAATTTGCGGGTAGCTTCTTGTTTGAGTTTGATGCGTTCTCGCGCTACCAGTTCTCCCTTGGCATAGCTAAAATAATGAACTAGCGGAATGTGCGCCGGGCAAACATAGGCACAAGAGCCGCAAGCAATGCAATCTTTCAATCCAAGACGAATGGCCCCATTTAAATCGTGAGCGCGAATGTGGGCGGCCATTTCCAGCGGTAGCAGACCAACGGGACACGCTCTAAGGCAATTAGCGCAACGGATGCAAGGAGAAACTGCATTGCAACTTATTTCTTGCGCGGTAAAGGCGAGCACGCCGCTCGTTCCTTTTATTACCGGTACTTGGGTGTTTGTTAGGTGTATTCCCATCATGGGACCACCCATCAGTAGGCGTACTGGGGTTTCTCGGAAACCACCGCAAAACCGAAATAGTTCTTCTACCAAGGTACCCATCGGTACTTCTAAATTGCTGGGCTTGGCGACTGCACCACCGCTTACCGTCACAATTCGAGACACCAACGGTCGACCGAGATAAATCGCTTGATACACGGCATAGGCTGTGCCGACGTTATGCATCAGTAGACCCGCATCGGCGAGGCGTCCATCAGCGGGAACTTCTTTACCGGTAAGTACCTGAACGAGTTGTCGATCTGATCCCATAGGATAAAGCGTGGGCACCGGCACGATTTGGATCTCGGTACCTAAAGTAGCAAACTGCATAGCGGCAATAGCTTGAGATTTGTTGTCTTCAATGCCAACTAAAACGGTTTGAGCACCAATCGCGTGGCGAATAAGGCGAATGCCTTTTACCACCGCCATAGTCCGTTCCCGCATCAGCCGATCATCACAAGTGAGATAAGGCTCACATTCACTGCCATTGATGATCAAGGTGTGTACCTGACTACGGCGCCCTAAATTGAGTTTCACGGCAGTAGGAAAAGTTGCTCCGCCTAGTCCAACGATTCCAGCCGCATTAACTCGCATCGCAATCGCTTCCGGTGATAAGGTTAATGGATCATTGGGAACTTCTTGTTCTAACCATCGGTCTTCTCCATCCGGTTTTAGGGTAATGGTAAAAATAGGCAATCCTGACGGATGCGGTGCGGGGTAATTGCCTATCGCGGCTATTTTGCCGGAAGTCGAAGCATGAACCGGTGCCGAAATCGCGCCTTGGCTCACGGCGATGACTTGCCCCTTGTAAACGAGATCGCCGACTTTGACAACTGGTTTAGCGGGAGCACCAATATGTTGTTGCAGCGGTATATGCAACCACTCTGGTAGCGGTAGTGATTGAATAGGCTGGTCGCTACTCAGCGTTTTGCAAGTGTGGGGATGAATTCCACCCGGTAACCGAAAAAGTTTCACCAATTCCTCCTTACACAGTCATTGCAGGGCGTTCCCAATACCAGGATTGCAGGGTAACGGGCACGGGTTTAAGTTGTAATGATTCCGTTGGGCAAACGGCTATGCACTGATTACAACCGGTACAAGCTTCACGGAATACCACATGGATTTGTTTAGCTGCACCTAAAATCGCATCGGTAGGACACACCTTGAAACAGCGGGTACAACCAATACATAAATCTTCTTGTACCTCGGCGATTATCGGAATAGTCTCTTGTACCTGAGCCAGATTGACTTCCGCACCAAGCTTAATGGCCAGTGTTTCTACCACCATACGACCACCCGGTGGACAAAGGGTTATCGGAGCACGACCTTCAGCCAAAGCTTGAGCCGCTGCGGTGCAACCCGGAAAACCACATTGCCCACATTGTGAACCCGGTAATAATTTTTCCAACTCTGCCGCTAACGCATTGCCTTCTACTTTCAGGTAGTAGGCTGCTGTACCGAGCAGAAATCCGAGTGTCAATCCCAGTAAAGTGAAACTCAAAATGGCTACCCATATCATCTGTATTGTTCTCTTATTTAACTAATCCAGCAAAGCCCATAAAGGCTAACGATAATAGCCCAGCGGTAATAAAACTAATCGGCGTACCCGTAAAAGCGGCCGGGACCTGTGCTAAAGCGAGCCGCTCCCGTAACCCGGCAAATAGCAGCAGTACTACCGTAAATCCCAGAGCAGAACCAAATCCATACCATAAACTAATTACAAAAGCATGTTTTTCCTGGACATTAAGCAGAGCAATCCCCAAAACAGCACAATTAGTGGTAATCAGCGGCAGGTAAATACCTAATATCTGGTACAAGACTGGACTGACTTTCCGAATGACCATTTCGGTAAATTGGACTACCGCTGCAATGACCAAAATAAAAGCCAAAATCCGCAAATAGGTAATACCCAAAGGCTGAAGTAAGTAATGTTCCAACAGCCAACTCGCGGCACTCGCCAGCGTTATCACAAAAGTCGTTGCCATCCCCATCCCCAAGGCGCTGTCCATTTTTTTGGATACGCCCATGAAGGAGCACAAACCCAGGAATTTAACTAATACGACGTTATTCACTAAAGCGGTTCCGAGTAATAATAAAAAATATTCATTCATGATAATTAGCCTCCTGATGTGACTCTACGGCAGAAAATATGCCAGTCCAAATGGCGCTCATTAGACCGAGTTAAATCCAGGAGTTATCTCAGTGAACCGCATTATCAAACACTTTCTTTCTGTGTTGGATGTGGGACAAGGTGAAGGGGTTGTCGTAATCCTTACAACGATAAACTGCAATAGAGTCAATAAATTCGCTCCACGAGTATCGGCACATCTTTTGCCCTAACTTCGCTAGCGGTGGTACTGAATTTAACAAAACTTAGGATGTCAAGTATGAAGAGAAAATCGACTCTTCTTTCCTTAGCGGAGGGAACCGATCCGGTTAAATCTAAGGGTAACGTCACTTTGCCCGCTTCGGTGTTTCGCTTGGTGGTAGAACAATCGGCATTGGCTATTTCGATTACCGATTCCAAAGCCAATATTCTTTACGCTAATTCAGCTTTTCAGCGAGTGACCGGCTATGCTCCAGAAGAACTCATTGGTTGTAATGAATCCATCTTATCTTACCAAATGACGCCAAAGTCGGTTTATGAAACGTTATGGACCCAGATTTCTCACCAACAACCTTGGAACGGGATCTTAGTGAATCGCCATAAAGCCGGCCATTGTTATCTGGCTGATTTAACCATTACCCCCATCATGGACAATGAAGGATGTACCGTTTACTACCTGGGTATGCACCGCGATGTCACGGAGATGCACCGGCTGGAGCGCCAAGTGCAAAATCAAAAAGCGCTGATTGAGTCGGTAGTTGCTTCTGCCCAAGTGGCGATAGTGTTACTTGATGAGCGAGAACAAATCATTCTCGACAATCAAGCTTACCAAAAATTGAATGGGGATTTTGGTCAAGAATTGGCGCATTCTCTGTTGACGGTGTTGCGTGCGCAGTTGGGAGCCGATTTTGAAACCGCCTGGCGGGATAAACGCAATATTTCAACGCAGGAAGTCCGTTATGATTGGTCTGATCGCGCGCCGCGTTGGTTTTCCTGTGCGATTTCCTGGTTTGAAGAACAAGATCCAAGCATTGATGCTTTTTTTGTACCTAGACGCCAACCCTACTTGTTACTGGTTATTCAAGAAGTCACTGCCTTAAAGCGACAACAAGAAGATATTCGGATGAATGGCTTACGAATGTTGTTAGCTGAACAAGAACGAATTCAAAGCCTGCGCGAACTGTTGTTAGGGGTACTCTACCAGTTGGAAGGACCACTAAACGTCTTTTCTGCCGCTCAGCGGTTATTAGGACGTTGTGAAAAAACCAGTCGTCCAGAATCGTTATCCTTGATCCTCGAAGAAGCGATTAAAACCAGTCGCCGAATGCTAGATACG
Encoded here:
- a CDS encoding PAS/PAC sensor signal transduction histidine kinase; protein product: MKRKSTLLSLAEGTDPVKSKGNVTLPASVFRLVVEQSALAISITDSKANILYANSAFQRVTGYAPEELIGCNESILSYQMTPKSVYETLWTQISHQQPWNGILVNRHKAGHCYLADLTITPIMDNEGCTVYYLGMHRDVTEMHRLERQVQNQKALIESVVASAQVAIVLLDEREQIILDNQAYQKLNGDFGQELAHSLLTVLRAQLGADFETAWRDKRNISTQEVRYDWSDRAPRWFSCAISWFEEQDPSIDAFFVPRRQPYLLLVIQEVTALKRQQEDIRMNGLRMLLAEQERIQSLRELLLGVLYQLEGPLNVFSAAQRLLGRCEKTSRPESLSLILEEAIKTSRRMLDTLRDCIPGRVEEPIQPVNLNEILRNVLQLSTPQLLAKGIVVEWKPMPVLPSLAGRLTQLSSLFKQLVDNSIDAIHDSRGEQRELRIVTTAYPDRIEVVIEDTGPGIPSEWRLKIFEPFFTTKGAKQQHMGLGLTMAQEVVAQHGGIIDIDPNYHPGCRIRIQFPLYAV